In one window of Carassius carassius chromosome 38, fCarCar2.1, whole genome shotgun sequence DNA:
- the LOC132119417 gene encoding uncharacterized protein LOC132119417, protein MPWAKGILLFTMAVVSLCSSLRADLESLFEAGAAYGAVPENPVHFGKLVIGGQGSVSYNGVKISPLRLAEYEGHQSNDEAWLHSASTKLHHLRSSVQCSNDSMILHIPGPRVPHFLIDRGEESPVPLSEMPASCGFSLKRARRDVSLVAPYRGCHVRQQGARYILPLIIMGAPVQVSCPVSRPLPTVSCFSFGMIVKSCVRADDVKVKVDGSWQPLLLKYTQCSLTLETSAGLLFITAPFTGSCWEMTDNERRLPLMYGDQEVIHSCPLAQPTITPTVAPTTPLRDPTVLQQMFDRFPSGGPWRYPPYPGVPATLPPTVPPTAAPFRYPFQQPMYPPKYPMPIFDPFYPKGDPAAPPAAQPPQYPWYPKLPPYMTGFHSPVEVTTPATTTTAPYQPEHQYPGYPMYPPFYGQLPIKSGSPTVKNPVMPPYPKASGFGPRARRLRSSPALSSVYGSHR, encoded by the exons ATGCCTTGGGCAAAGGGGATTTTACTTTTCACAATGGCTGTGGTATCACTGTGTTCTTCTTTAAGGGCTGATCTTGAGTCCCTTTTTGAAGCTGGTGCTGCATATGGAGCAGTCCCTGAAAACCCGGTCCACTTTGGCAAACTTGTAATTGGCGGTCAAGGTTCAGTATCTTATAATGGTGTAAAAATATCCCCACTGAGGTTAGCAGAGTATGAAGGGCACCAGTCAAACGATGAAG CTTGGTTGCACTCAGCTAGCACTAAGCTGCACCATCTGCGTTCTTCTGTGCAATGTAGCAATGATTCAATGATTTTGCATATTCCAGGACCGAGAGTGCCACATTTTCTAATTGACCGAG GAGAGGAGTCCCCAGTGCCTTTGTCTGAGATGCCAGCTAGCTGTGGCTTCTCACTGAAGCGGGCACGCAGGGATGTCTCTCTTGTTGCTCCATACAGGGGCTGTCATGTCAGACAAcag GGTGCAAGATATATTTTGCCACTCATTATAATGGGAGCTCCAGTGCAAGTGTCTTGCCCTGTGAGCCGTCCCCTCCCTACTGTGTCCTGCTTCTCCTTTGGCATGATCGTCAAATCTTGTGTCAGGGCAGATGATGTTAAAGTTAAAG TTGATGGATCATGGCAGCCTCTGCTTCTGAAGTACACTCAATGCTCACTTACATTGGAGACCTCTGCTGGTTTGCTGTTTATCACTGCACCATTCACCGGAAGCTGTTGGGAAATGACT GATAATGAAAGGCGACTCCCTTTGATGTACGGTGACCAGGAAGTGATTCATTCCTGTCCTCTGGCACAGCCAACCATAACCCCAACTGTAGCCCCAACCACACCGCTACGTGACCCAACTGTCTTGCAACAGATGTTTGACCGTTTCCCTTCTGGAGGACCCTGGCGGTATCCTCCATACCCTGGTGTACCTGCTACTCTGCCTCCCACTGTGCCACCTACAGCTGCTCCTTTTCGATATCCTTTCCAGCAACCCATGTACCCTCCCAAGTATCCCATGCCAATATTTGATCCCTTTTACCCTAAAGGTGACCCAGCTGCTCCCCCAGCAGCACAACCACCACAATATCCCTGGTACCCAAAGCTGCCTCCTTACATGACTGGCTTCCACAGCCCAGTAGAAGTGACCACTCCTGCTACGACCACAACTGCCCCATACCAGCCTGAACACCAGTATCCAGGTTATCCAATGTACCCACCGTTCTACGGTCAACTACCCATCAAGTCTGGGTCTCCAACTGTGAAAAACCCTGTCATGCCTCCATATCCTAAGGCTTCAGGCTTTGGTCCCCGTGCCCGTAGGTTACGGTCTTCTCCTGCATTATCCTCCGTCTACGGGTCTCATAGGTAA